TCCGGCGGCAGCCTGGCGGTAACCGCCGGATTTTTGACGTTGTTCGGGTTCATCTTTGTGATCACCCAGTACTTCCAATTCATCAAGGAGTACAGCCCTTTTGACAGCGGCGTCCGATTACTGCCGGTGGCCCTATCGATCGCGGTGGCCAGCATCCTGGGCCCGCGGTTGGTAGAGCGGATCGGGACCACCGCCGTCGTCGCCGGCGGGTTGGCCGTGTTCGCGGCGGGGCTGGCATGGGCGTCGACGGCCGATGCGGCAACGCCGTACGAGCAGATCGCCACCCAGATGCTGTTGCTCGGCGGCGGCCTGGGTCTGACGTTTTCGCCGGCCACGGAGGCGATCATGGGATCGCTGCCCGCCGACAAGGCCGGGATCGGCTCCGCGGTCAACGACACCACGCGTGAGCTCGGCGGCACCCTGGGCGTCGCGATCGTGGGCAGCGTCTTCGCGTCGGTGTATTCCGCACAGCTCGCATCGGCGTCCGAGCTCGCCGCACTGCCGGCCGGCGTCAGCTCCGCGATGCGCAGCTCAATGGCGGTGGCGCACAAGGTTATCGAGCAGCTACCCGCCGAGCACGCCGGGAAAGTTCGCGACGCCGTCAACCACGCGTTCTTGGATGGCCTGCAAGTGGGGTCGCTGGTGTGCGCGGGCATCGCGCTGGGCGCGGCGATCGTGGTCGCAGCATTACTCCCGGCGCGTGAATTGGAAAGGCAGAGCGCATGACTCAGTACTCGACCGGCCTGTCACAGCCCCACATCGAGCAGGCATTGCGCGCGGCCGGAAAAGACCTCGCCCACCTGGTGCCCGCCGACCTGGCCATGCTCGAGGACTTCCACACCATGGGCCGCATCGCGACCAGCCAATTGATGGACCTTGCCGGAATCACCGAGGACAGCCGGGTGCTCGACGCGGGCAGTGGGATCGGCGGCACCGCGCGTTACGTCGCCGACCGCTTCGGCTGCACGGTCACCGCCGTCGACCTCACCGACGAATACTGCGAAACCCAGCGCTGGCTCAACCGGCTCGTCGGCCTGGACAACCGGATAACTGTCCATCAGGGCGACGTCACCGCACTCGGATTCGAGGCGGGCAGCTTCGACGTCGCCGTCAGCCAGCACGTTCAGATGAATGTCGCCGACAAACAACGCCTGTACTCCGAAGCCCACCGGGTACTGGTAACCGGCGG
This Mycobacterium simiae DNA region includes the following protein-coding sequences:
- a CDS encoding class I SAM-dependent methyltransferase, encoding MTQYSTGLSQPHIEQALRAAGKDLAHLVPADLAMLEDFHTMGRIATSQLMDLAGITEDSRVLDAGSGIGGTARYVADRFGCTVTAVDLTDEYCETQRWLNRLVGLDNRITVHQGDVTALGFEAGSFDVAVSQHVQMNVADKQRLYSEAHRVLVTGGRLALWDIAIGVPGELDYPVPWAQTPDQSHLVSPEELRRVVESSGFAVDVWNDLTDQAGAIMQALLAQPANPLGLHTFVADFARKVENLTAAVGDGRLRVIQGVARAS